In Populus trichocarpa isolate Nisqually-1 chromosome 12, P.trichocarpa_v4.1, whole genome shotgun sequence, a genomic segment contains:
- the LOC18103897 gene encoding probable polygalacturonase At3g15720: MASYCSCRLISEATGRRFNVLDYGADGNGKIDATPAFQKAWGDFCQASEEMPTLEVPAGKTFLLKSVSFSGPCMSKNPHVLIEGTIVAPNSFDSWDDDDYEKWIGFTAVVGLIVDGGGRFDGRGEAWWKACNDNDSACSKRRQALHFNKCNGLRLSNLHHVNSQKGHICINACDDVEVSNLQILAPDESPNTDGIDISESNHVNIHDSFIGTGDDCIAINGFSTSINVTGVKCGPGHGISIGSLGKDGAYETVEDVHVKSCAFKGTQNGVRIKTWETGSGYVRKITFEDITFVNSENPIIIDQQYNPNGNRGGSGIKISDVTYRNVRGSSADEVAIALNCAGKAACTNIVMDNVKITSSNPGKQIRASCNNAKGTAISASPTVPCLSS, from the exons ATGGCTTCCTATTGCTCATGCCGTCTAATATCTGAGGCTACTGGAAGGAGGTTTAATGTGCTCGACTATGGTGCTGATGGAAATGGCAAAATCGATGCTACACCG GCTTTCCAAAAAGCATGGGGGGATTTCTGTCAAGCAAGTGAAGAAATGCCAACCCTTGAAGTACCAGCAGGGAAGACGTTCTTGTTGAAGTCGGTCTCATTCAGTGGCCCTTGCATGTCCAAGAACCCTCATGTTTTG ATCGAAGGTACAATCGTTGCACCAAACAGCTTTGATTCatgggatgatgatgattatgaaaAATGGATTGGATTCACAGCCGTTGTTGGTCTCATTGTTGATGGAGGGGGAAGATTTGATGGACGAGGAGAAGCTTGGTGGAAAGCTTGCAAT GATAATGATAGTGCCTGCTCGAAACGTCGCCAG GCTCTCCATTTCAACAAATGCAATGGTCTCCGCCTAAGTAACTTGCACCATGTCAACAGCCAAAAAGGTCACATATGCATAAATGCATGTGATGATGTCGAAGTCTCCAATCTTCAAATCCTTGCACCAGATGAGAGCCCAAATACTGATGGGATTGATATCTCTGAGTCAAACCATGTCAACATCCACGACTCTTTTATAGGAACCG GTGATGACTGTATTGCCATCAATGGTTTTTCCACTTCCATTAATGTTACTGGTGTCAAATGCGGACCAGGCCATGGTATAAG TATTGGAAGTCTAGGAAAGGATGGAGCCTATGAAACAGTAGAAGATGTCCATGTTAAAAGCTGTGCCTTCAAAGGAACTCAGAATGGTGTACGAATCAAGACATGGGAG ACCGGATCAGGATATGTCAGGAAGATCACATTTGAGGATATCACATTTGTAAATTCCGAAAACCCTATTATTATTGACCAACAGTACAATCCTAATGGAAACAGGGGTGGCTCAGGAATAAAAATCAGCGATGTTACATACCGCAATGTGCGTGGATCTTCAGCTGATGAGGTAGCAATCGCTTTGAATTGTGCTGGCAAAGCGGCTTGCACCAACATTGTAATGGACAACGTTAAAATTACCTCCTCCAATCCTGGAAAACAAATACGCGCCTCTTGCAATAATGCCAAGGGAACTGCCATCTCTGCCTCTCCAACTGTGCCCTGCCTATCAAGTTGA